The following coding sequences lie in one Polynucleobacter asymbioticus genomic window:
- a CDS encoding valine--tRNA ligase: MPNASNTPNSSAASSLDELAKSYEPAPIEAYWGPEWERRGIADATLDEGKGDFSIQLPPPNVTGTLHMGHAFNQTIMDGLVRHARMSGKNTLWVPGTDHAGIATQIVVERQLDAQKVSRHDLGREKFLEKVWEWKETSGNTITRQIRRLGASIDWGKEYFTMDSKMSKAVVEVFVRLHEQRLIYRGKRLVNWDPVLGTAVSDLEVVSEEEDGSMWHIRYPLADSSGHLTVATTRPETLLGDVAVMVNPEDERYKHLIGKSVQLPLCNREIPIIADDYVDLAFGTGVVKVTPAHDFNDYAVGQRHQLPIINILTLDANINENAPAAYQGLERFAARKQIVADLDAAGLLEKVQPHKLMVPRGDRTQTIIEPMLTDQWFVAMSKPSPDNQYQPGSSIAGAALDAVTKGDIKLVPENWINTYTQWLENIQDWCISRQLWWGHQIPAWYGDDGQIFVARSEEEAKSKAAAAGYKGQLNRDPDVLDTWFSSALVPFSSLGWPEETPALKHFLPSSVLVTGFDIIFFWVARMVMMTCHFTGKVPFNTVYVHGLVRDAEGQKMSKSKGNTLDPIDLIDGIKIEDLVAKRTTGLMNPRQAESIGKKTKKEFPEGIPAFGTDALRFTFASLASLGRNINFDQKRCEGYRNFCNKLWNATRFVLMNCPGNDQENGFAPCDSQCGPEGQLDFSPADRWIVSLLQRTEADVAKGFQNYRFDNIATSIYQFVWDEYCDWYLELAKVQLQTGTPAQQRATRRTLLRVLETILRMAHPLIPFITETLWQTVGPKVGKELAKQDKQTIALQPYPVAQLDKIDEQSEAWVAQIKSIVDACRNLRGEMQVSPALKVPLWISGPQEFLQKASPYLTALAKLSEVKIYDDESALEKDAPGAPMALVGNLKLLLKIEVDVAAERIRLSKEIERLANEITKARSKLGNESFVARAPEEVVAQEKQRLAGFEQNHEKLVAQLERLK; the protein is encoded by the coding sequence ATGCCAAATGCTTCGAATACCCCTAACTCATCAGCGGCTAGCTCCCTAGACGAACTAGCCAAATCCTATGAACCTGCCCCAATTGAAGCCTATTGGGGTCCGGAATGGGAACGCCGAGGCATTGCCGACGCCACCCTAGATGAGGGCAAGGGAGATTTCTCGATTCAGTTGCCGCCACCGAATGTGACCGGTACCCTGCACATGGGCCATGCTTTTAACCAAACCATCATGGATGGCTTGGTGCGTCATGCCCGTATGTCCGGCAAAAATACCTTATGGGTTCCAGGCACGGATCATGCTGGTATCGCCACACAAATTGTTGTTGAGCGCCAACTCGATGCACAGAAAGTTTCTCGTCACGACTTAGGTCGCGAGAAATTCCTAGAAAAAGTATGGGAGTGGAAAGAAACTTCCGGCAATACCATCACCCGTCAGATTCGTCGCTTAGGCGCTTCGATTGATTGGGGTAAAGAATATTTCACAATGGACAGCAAGATGTCCAAAGCGGTTGTCGAAGTGTTTGTTCGTTTACATGAGCAAAGGTTAATTTACCGCGGCAAACGTTTGGTGAACTGGGATCCCGTTTTAGGAACTGCTGTCTCTGATCTAGAAGTAGTTAGTGAAGAAGAAGATGGCTCTATGTGGCACATCCGCTATCCATTGGCAGATAGCTCCGGACATCTCACCGTTGCCACTACTCGCCCAGAGACCCTATTGGGTGACGTGGCCGTAATGGTCAATCCTGAGGATGAGCGCTACAAACACCTTATTGGCAAGTCAGTGCAGCTACCACTGTGTAATCGTGAAATTCCGATCATTGCTGATGACTATGTGGATTTAGCATTTGGTACTGGTGTAGTTAAAGTAACGCCTGCCCACGACTTTAATGACTATGCTGTTGGACAACGCCACCAATTGCCAATCATTAACATCCTCACCCTGGATGCCAATATCAATGAGAATGCACCCGCCGCTTATCAAGGGCTTGAGCGTTTTGCTGCACGCAAACAAATCGTTGCTGATTTAGATGCTGCTGGTTTATTGGAAAAAGTACAGCCGCATAAATTGATGGTGCCACGCGGTGATCGCACCCAAACCATCATTGAGCCTATGCTGACTGACCAGTGGTTTGTAGCAATGTCTAAACCCAGTCCAGACAATCAATATCAACCAGGCTCATCTATCGCTGGCGCTGCTTTAGATGCGGTCACGAAAGGTGACATCAAGCTCGTTCCAGAAAATTGGATCAATACCTATACCCAGTGGCTAGAAAATATTCAAGACTGGTGCATCTCACGTCAACTCTGGTGGGGCCATCAAATTCCCGCTTGGTATGGTGATGATGGACAGATCTTTGTAGCTCGCTCCGAAGAGGAAGCCAAGTCTAAGGCTGCCGCTGCCGGATACAAGGGCCAACTGAATCGCGACCCTGACGTCCTGGACACCTGGTTTAGCTCAGCACTGGTGCCGTTTAGCTCCTTAGGCTGGCCTGAAGAGACGCCTGCACTCAAGCACTTCTTACCGTCCTCAGTATTGGTGACTGGTTTTGACATCATCTTCTTCTGGGTAGCCAGAATGGTCATGATGACTTGTCACTTCACTGGTAAGGTGCCATTTAATACGGTGTACGTTCATGGCCTAGTTCGTGATGCTGAAGGTCAGAAGATGAGTAAGTCCAAAGGCAATACTTTGGATCCAATCGACCTCATTGACGGCATCAAGATTGAAGACTTAGTTGCTAAGCGTACTACTGGCTTGATGAATCCTAGGCAAGCTGAAAGCATTGGCAAAAAAACTAAGAAAGAGTTTCCGGAGGGTATCCCTGCATTTGGTACGGATGCACTGCGCTTTACCTTCGCTTCACTCGCATCACTTGGTCGCAATATTAACTTTGACCAAAAGCGCTGTGAAGGCTATCGCAATTTCTGCAACAAACTCTGGAATGCCACTCGCTTTGTCCTCATGAATTGCCCTGGCAATGATCAAGAGAATGGCTTTGCTCCTTGCGACAGCCAATGCGGTCCAGAGGGTCAACTTGATTTCTCTCCAGCAGATCGCTGGATTGTTTCTCTACTGCAAAGAACCGAAGCTGATGTTGCTAAAGGCTTCCAAAACTATCGCTTTGACAATATTGCTACCAGCATCTATCAGTTTGTTTGGGATGAGTATTGCGATTGGTACCTAGAGTTAGCGAAGGTTCAATTACAAACTGGTACGCCTGCACAGCAACGCGCTACCCGCAGAACCCTCTTACGTGTTTTAGAAACCATCTTGCGCATGGCGCACCCACTCATTCCATTCATCACTGAAACCCTCTGGCAAACCGTTGGGCCTAAGGTTGGTAAAGAGCTAGCGAAACAGGATAAACAAACCATTGCTCTGCAGCCCTACCCTGTTGCTCAGCTCGATAAGATTGATGAGCAGAGTGAAGCTTGGGTTGCCCAGATTAAATCCATTGTGGATGCTTGCCGTAATTTACGTGGTGAGATGCAGGTTTCTCCAGCACTCAAGGTACCCCTCTGGATTAGTGGGCCGCAAGAATTCTTGCAGAAGGCCAGTCCATACCTGACTGCCTTAGCCAAGCTATCTGAAGTCAAAATTTATGATGACGAATCCGCCCTTGAGAAAGACGCTCCAGGTGCCCCAATGGCTCTGGTTGGCAATCTCAAGCTATTACTCAAAATCGAAGTAGATGTGGCAGCCGAGAGAATTCGCTTGAGCAAGGAAATTGAGCGCCTAGCCAATGAGATCACTAAAGCGCGTAGCAAGCTTGGTAATGAAAGCTTCGTGGCTCGCGCCCCAGAAGAGGTTGTAGCCCAAGAAAAGCAGCGTCTTGCTGGCTTTGAGCAAAACCATGAGAAGCTTGTTGCACAATTAGAGCGACTGAAATAA
- the polA gene encoding DNA polymerase I: protein MTKHRLLLVDGSSYLYRAFHAMPDLRNGAGDPTGAIYGMVNMMRRARSELKADHIACVFDAKGKTFRDEMYSEYKAHRSPMPEDLVKQIEPIHAMVKALGWPVLMVSGVEADDVIGTLACQATQAGWETIISTGDKDLAQLVNSSVTLINTMTDEKLDIDGVIAKFGVPPERIVDYLSIIGDTVDNVPGVPKAGPKTANKWLAEFGDLDNLMANAYQVKGVVGENLRNSLQWLPQARQLITVKTDCDLSPHLPGLDDLHAKPEDAPLLRELFERYAFKTWLRDVEKQLCGVAPETVSNFDLAGSPIKNIAEENVKAAAKKFGPTATEATTALSQETTDLQGAIAKHYECVVDEVALDRWIKKIEGADLTAVDTETTSLDALAAELVGISLCVTPGEACYIPVAHRNGETQLSRELVLARMKPWLESATHLKVGQNLKYDSHIFANYDITLQGIVFDTMLESYVLESHMPHNMDNLAERHLGMKTIKYEEVCGKGVHQIGFDQVDLKIATDYAAEDADITLRLHQVLWPQIQASQGLLYVYENIEMPAMRVLGIMERNGIRIDSGLLSKQGQEVGKRLLALEGEIHQLAGQPFNIQSPKQIAEILFGQLELPVIKKTPSGAPSTDEEVLQKLAEDYPLPARILDYRSLAKLMSTYIEKLPRMADPKTGRVHTSFSQATAVTGRLASSDPNLQNIPVRTEEGRRIREAFIPAEGCKLLSADYSQIELRIMAHIAEDENLLAAFAAGKDVHQATAAEIFGVPLESVNSEQRRYAKVINFGLIYGMSAFGLAGNLGIERSAAQSYIAKYFDRYPGVAQYMERTRLEARENGYVETVFGRRLWLPEIKGSNGPRRQGAERAAINAPMQGTAADLIKLAMVAVENWLEKEGLKTRMLLQVHDELVFDVPLDELELLQAKLPDLMCKVAELKVPLVVGIGIGDNWEEAH from the coding sequence ATGACTAAACATAGACTCTTGTTGGTAGACGGCTCTAGCTACCTCTATCGCGCCTTTCATGCCATGCCAGACCTCAGAAATGGGGCAGGAGACCCAACGGGGGCAATCTATGGAATGGTCAATATGATGCGCCGGGCTCGCTCGGAACTCAAAGCTGACCACATTGCCTGTGTTTTTGATGCCAAAGGCAAGACTTTCCGAGATGAAATGTACTCTGAGTACAAGGCGCATCGCTCTCCTATGCCGGAAGATTTGGTCAAACAGATTGAGCCGATCCACGCCATGGTGAAGGCCTTAGGTTGGCCAGTGCTGATGGTTTCTGGGGTTGAGGCCGATGATGTGATTGGTACTTTGGCTTGCCAGGCTACCCAAGCTGGCTGGGAAACCATTATTTCTACTGGTGACAAGGATTTGGCTCAGTTAGTCAATTCTTCCGTAACGCTGATTAATACGATGACCGATGAAAAGTTGGACATCGATGGGGTGATTGCAAAATTTGGCGTACCTCCAGAGCGCATCGTCGATTACCTTTCGATCATTGGCGATACGGTTGACAACGTACCGGGCGTTCCGAAAGCGGGTCCTAAAACAGCGAATAAATGGTTGGCAGAGTTTGGTGACTTAGACAACTTGATGGCAAATGCTTATCAGGTGAAGGGTGTTGTGGGTGAGAATCTTCGAAACAGTTTGCAGTGGCTTCCGCAGGCTCGTCAGCTCATTACTGTCAAAACAGATTGCGATTTATCTCCTCACCTTCCAGGCTTGGATGATCTGCATGCAAAACCAGAGGATGCACCACTCTTACGTGAGTTGTTTGAGCGTTACGCATTTAAGACTTGGTTGCGTGATGTAGAGAAGCAGTTGTGTGGAGTAGCGCCTGAAACTGTCAGTAACTTTGATTTGGCTGGAAGTCCTATCAAAAATATTGCCGAAGAAAATGTAAAAGCAGCGGCTAAGAAATTTGGCCCTACCGCTACGGAAGCAACAACCGCCTTATCGCAAGAAACTACCGATCTACAAGGTGCGATAGCTAAGCACTATGAATGCGTTGTTGATGAAGTGGCATTAGATCGTTGGATTAAAAAGATTGAAGGCGCCGATCTCACTGCGGTTGATACTGAGACTACTAGCTTGGATGCGCTGGCTGCCGAGCTTGTCGGTATCTCGCTTTGCGTTACTCCTGGAGAAGCATGCTACATCCCTGTAGCGCACCGTAACGGAGAAACTCAACTCAGTCGTGAACTAGTTTTAGCGCGCATGAAGCCCTGGCTAGAAAGCGCTACCCATCTGAAGGTGGGTCAAAACCTGAAGTACGACAGCCATATTTTTGCGAACTATGACATTACTTTGCAGGGCATTGTGTTTGACACCATGCTGGAGTCTTATGTGCTTGAGTCACACATGCCACACAATATGGATAACTTAGCTGAGCGACATCTCGGCATGAAGACCATTAAGTATGAAGAAGTGTGCGGTAAGGGCGTGCATCAGATTGGCTTTGATCAAGTAGATCTCAAGATCGCCACTGACTACGCCGCAGAAGATGCTGACATTACCTTGCGCTTGCATCAAGTGCTGTGGCCGCAAATCCAAGCAAGCCAAGGCCTCCTATACGTTTATGAAAATATTGAGATGCCAGCTATGCGTGTATTGGGCATCATGGAGCGTAATGGGATTCGGATTGACTCTGGACTACTGTCTAAGCAGGGTCAAGAGGTCGGCAAACGTCTGCTTGCATTGGAGGGTGAGATTCATCAGCTGGCTGGGCAACCCTTCAATATTCAGTCGCCTAAACAGATTGCAGAAATTTTATTTGGGCAGCTAGAGCTTCCGGTGATTAAGAAGACGCCGTCGGGCGCACCATCGACCGATGAAGAAGTTCTACAGAAGTTGGCTGAAGACTATCCTTTGCCTGCGCGAATTCTGGACTATCGCAGTCTTGCTAAGTTGATGTCGACCTATATCGAGAAGCTGCCCCGTATGGCAGACCCTAAAACAGGGCGCGTGCATACGAGTTTTTCTCAAGCGACTGCAGTGACAGGGCGTTTGGCTTCAAGCGATCCGAACTTGCAAAATATTCCTGTGCGGACAGAGGAGGGTCGTCGTATTCGTGAAGCATTTATTCCGGCTGAAGGTTGCAAGTTACTCTCTGCTGACTACTCTCAAATTGAATTGCGCATCATGGCGCATATTGCCGAAGATGAAAATCTATTGGCTGCATTTGCTGCTGGTAAAGACGTGCACCAAGCAACTGCCGCTGAGATTTTTGGTGTGCCGCTCGAGAGTGTCAACTCGGAGCAGCGTCGCTATGCCAAGGTGATTAACTTTGGCCTGATCTACGGCATGAGTGCTTTTGGTTTGGCGGGTAACTTGGGTATTGAGCGCTCAGCAGCCCAGAGCTACATTGCCAAGTACTTTGATCGCTACCCAGGGGTGGCTCAATATATGGAGCGCACCCGCTTGGAGGCCAGAGAGAATGGCTATGTCGAGACAGTCTTTGGCAGACGCCTATGGCTGCCCGAGATTAAGGGTTCAAATGGTCCTCGTCGCCAAGGTGCGGAGCGGGCTGCGATTAATGCCCCCATGCAAGGAACGGCGGCTGACCTGATTAAATTGGCTATGGTGGCAGTCGAAAATTGGCTAGAAAAAGAGGGTCTTAAGACCCGTATGCTGCTCCAGGTTCATGATGAATTGGTATTTGACGTACCCTTGGACGAATTGGAGCTCTTGCAGGCAAAGCTACCCGATTTAATGTGTAAGGTGGCTGAACTGAAGGTTCCTTTGGTAGTTGGTATTGGGATTGGCGATAATTGGGAAGAAGCGCACTAA
- a CDS encoding BPSS1780 family membrane protein, translating to MKLNSVAPKEGYTWIRQGIWLFKQNPLGFLMLVFMYVFVAQLAVLVPVIGIFAVLLLTPTLSVGFMTACRQAIQKERIRPSVYLAALQSTPILRKRILQLGLVYAALILALSFILSLLVDFELLIPLMTNDKPITPEAIQQIYLILFFGGLLYVPVAMVMWFSPVLVAWADMPVAKALFSSAIACWSNRGAFFLYIAIWGAILIAIPLTIGSIFDLLDLGQAASFIIAPISMAGLTVMHCSFFATWKACFAEKESASLIA from the coding sequence ATGAAACTAAACTCCGTTGCACCCAAAGAGGGCTACACCTGGATTCGTCAAGGTATCTGGCTATTTAAACAAAATCCTCTAGGGTTTTTGATGCTGGTATTCATGTATGTGTTTGTAGCTCAGCTAGCAGTACTCGTTCCAGTGATTGGTATTTTTGCTGTTTTATTACTCACACCCACTTTATCGGTTGGCTTCATGACTGCCTGTCGGCAAGCAATCCAGAAAGAGCGCATTCGTCCATCAGTCTATCTAGCCGCCCTTCAGTCAACGCCTATCTTACGTAAGCGCATTCTGCAACTAGGCTTAGTCTATGCAGCACTGATTCTGGCTCTCAGCTTTATCTTAAGCTTACTAGTGGATTTTGAATTACTCATCCCACTCATGACAAACGATAAGCCCATTACTCCTGAAGCCATTCAGCAGATCTACCTCATTCTCTTTTTTGGTGGCTTGCTATATGTCCCGGTAGCGATGGTGATGTGGTTCTCACCTGTACTCGTGGCTTGGGCTGATATGCCGGTAGCAAAAGCACTATTTTCTAGTGCTATTGCTTGCTGGTCGAATCGTGGGGCATTCTTTTTGTATATCGCTATTTGGGGTGCGATCTTAATCGCCATTCCTTTGACGATTGGTTCCATCTTTGATTTACTTGATTTGGGTCAAGCCGCCTCATTCATTATTGCCCCTATCTCTATGGCAGGATTGACAGTAATGCATTGCTCTTTCTTTGCCACTTGGAAAGCATGCTTTGCTGAAAAAGAATCAGCAAGCTTGATTGCGTAG
- a CDS encoding dienelactone hydrolase family protein yields MTTKKDQGSNMVSSDRRGFMKASAITATTMGIGFVAASEPVMAQAIETDFKGIKAGEQMIPVGSFQMPAYISRPEKAKGNLPIVIVASEIFGVHEYIADVTRRFAKLGYMAIAPEFFTRAGDPNTYGTVAEIQKNIVAPTADAQVLNDLQAAIQWAGKNGGDLKKVGVTGFCWGGRITWLSATLPQVKAGVAWYGRVIGEKTEGNPRHPVDIAAELKAPVLGLYGGADTGISLESVEQMRAALAKAAPKNPAAKASRFEIYPDAPHAFHADYRATYREGPAKDGWEKCIAWFKQNGVA; encoded by the coding sequence ATGACAACAAAAAAAGATCAGGGTTCAAATATGGTGTCCAGCGATAGAAGAGGTTTTATGAAAGCTTCTGCTATTACAGCAACCACCATGGGAATTGGTTTTGTAGCTGCTTCAGAGCCGGTCATGGCGCAGGCAATCGAAACGGATTTCAAGGGCATTAAAGCGGGTGAGCAAATGATTCCAGTTGGCAGCTTTCAAATGCCAGCCTATATTTCTCGTCCAGAAAAAGCCAAAGGTAATTTACCGATAGTGATCGTCGCTAGTGAAATTTTTGGTGTGCATGAATATATCGCAGACGTCACTAGACGCTTTGCTAAATTGGGTTACATGGCTATTGCTCCGGAATTCTTTACACGCGCGGGCGATCCGAACACCTACGGCACTGTTGCTGAGATTCAAAAAAATATTGTTGCCCCAACTGCGGATGCTCAAGTTCTCAATGACTTGCAGGCGGCCATTCAGTGGGCTGGTAAAAATGGTGGAGACCTTAAGAAGGTTGGCGTTACTGGCTTCTGTTGGGGTGGCCGCATTACTTGGTTATCGGCGACACTGCCTCAAGTTAAGGCTGGTGTAGCGTGGTACGGTCGCGTCATTGGTGAGAAAACTGAAGGTAACCCGCGTCATCCGGTGGATATTGCTGCTGAGCTGAAGGCTCCAGTTCTGGGCTTGTATGGCGGTGCTGATACCGGTATTTCTTTAGAGAGCGTCGAGCAAATGCGTGCAGCACTTGCAAAGGCAGCTCCAAAAAATCCAGCAGCTAAAGCTTCCCGCTTTGAAATCTACCCTGATGCGCCCCATGCCTTCCATGCTGACTATCGCGCCACTTATCGCGAAGGGCCTGCTAAAGATGGCTGGGAAAAATGTATCGCCTGGTTTAAACAAAACGGGGTTGCTTAA
- a CDS encoding UvrD-helicase domain-containing protein, which translates to MYSDLLANLNPEQREAVTLPPVNENGQAQSALILAGAGSGKTRVLTTRIAWLIQTGQVSPIGVLAVTFTNKAAKEMMLRLSAMLPINTRGMWIGTFHGLCNRLLRAHHKEAGLPSTFQILDTQDQLSAIKRLLKGLKVDDEKYPPKQLQYFIAHAKERGQRARELSVGDDFQAKMAQLYEAYDEQCQREGVVDFAELLLRSYELLKHNEAIRTHYQERFRHILIDEFQDTNALQYAWLKLLSGHDASRVNVSGMGSSAVFAVGDDDQSIYAFRGADVENMRLYEKQYHPMMVKLEQNYRSHGHILDTANYLISNNTDRLGKNLRTDAGHGEPVRIYDAPSDHAEAAWLVDEIKALVNSGIKRTEIALLYRSNAQSRIIEHALFSAAIPYRVYGGLRFFERAEIKHALAYLRLLENPNDDTSFSRVVNFPTRGIGARSIEAVQDAARAQNSSLYLAASTLDGKAGAALGGFVRLVDHMREATRHNTLPETVEFVIQHSGLIQHYLTEREGQDRVENLQELINAATAFIAEEGYGQDATAATLPGENAPGTVEVSPLAAFLSHASLEAGDNQAQAGQDAVQLMTVHSAKGLEFTSVFITGLEEGLFPHENSINEQNGLEEERRLMYVAITRAKERLYLSHTQSRMLHGQVRYNMPSRFLEELPSDSLKWLTPKVKDARWGGATSGNSGRAGSTWQDGYTRQREFGSNDFFDSGNERERPARQIGRVGSASTSVTRMASPPRGNYPFTIGQNVFHTKFGEGRVTGLEGNDADARAQVNFKRHGVKWLQLSIAKLAAID; encoded by the coding sequence ATGTACTCAGACCTACTCGCAAACCTTAATCCAGAACAACGCGAGGCAGTGACCCTCCCGCCAGTAAATGAAAATGGCCAGGCTCAGTCAGCCCTGATTTTGGCTGGTGCCGGCAGTGGAAAGACCCGCGTCCTAACGACCCGTATAGCTTGGTTGATCCAAACAGGCCAGGTTTCGCCGATTGGCGTCCTGGCGGTGACCTTCACCAATAAGGCCGCTAAGGAGATGATGTTGCGCTTAAGTGCCATGTTGCCCATTAATACTCGGGGTATGTGGATTGGCACTTTCCACGGTCTTTGCAACCGTTTGCTACGTGCGCATCACAAAGAAGCAGGTTTACCGTCCACTTTCCAGATTTTGGATACCCAAGATCAGCTTTCTGCGATTAAGCGACTTTTGAAGGGTCTGAAGGTCGATGATGAGAAATACCCCCCTAAGCAGTTGCAATATTTCATTGCCCATGCCAAGGAGCGTGGTCAGCGCGCCAGAGAATTATCCGTAGGGGATGACTTTCAGGCCAAGATGGCTCAGTTATACGAGGCCTATGACGAGCAGTGCCAGCGTGAGGGTGTAGTCGACTTTGCTGAACTCTTATTGCGCAGTTACGAATTACTCAAACACAACGAAGCGATTCGTACGCACTACCAAGAACGATTCCGTCATATTTTGATTGATGAGTTTCAAGATACCAATGCCTTGCAATATGCCTGGCTTAAATTACTATCCGGTCACGATGCTAGTCGCGTCAACGTCAGTGGCATGGGAAGTAGTGCGGTATTCGCAGTGGGCGATGACGATCAAAGTATTTATGCTTTCCGTGGTGCGGATGTTGAGAACATGCGCCTTTATGAAAAGCAATATCACCCGATGATGGTGAAGCTTGAGCAGAACTACCGCTCGCACGGCCACATCTTAGATACGGCCAACTACCTCATTTCTAACAACACGGATCGCCTTGGTAAAAACCTGCGCACCGATGCTGGTCATGGCGAGCCTGTCCGTATTTATGATGCGCCAAGCGATCATGCTGAAGCCGCTTGGCTTGTTGATGAAATTAAAGCCTTGGTGAATAGCGGTATCAAGCGTACTGAAATTGCTTTGCTCTATAGAAGTAATGCACAGTCACGCATCATTGAACATGCCCTATTCTCTGCAGCGATTCCATATCGTGTGTATGGTGGACTGCGATTCTTTGAGCGCGCTGAAATTAAGCATGCGTTAGCCTACTTACGTCTTCTAGAAAATCCGAATGACGACACCTCCTTCTCACGTGTAGTGAATTTCCCGACGCGTGGTATTGGTGCGAGATCGATTGAGGCTGTGCAAGATGCAGCTCGCGCCCAAAACAGTTCACTGTATTTGGCCGCTTCGACATTAGATGGCAAGGCAGGTGCAGCTTTGGGTGGATTTGTGCGTCTGGTAGATCACATGCGTGAAGCCACTCGTCACAATACTTTGCCTGAGACGGTCGAGTTTGTGATTCAGCATAGCGGCTTGATTCAGCACTACCTTACAGAGCGCGAAGGTCAAGACCGCGTAGAAAACTTACAGGAACTCATTAACGCCGCAACCGCATTTATTGCAGAAGAGGGCTATGGTCAGGACGCCACTGCTGCCACGCTACCAGGTGAGAATGCGCCTGGCACGGTGGAGGTTTCGCCATTAGCAGCATTCCTCTCGCATGCCTCACTAGAGGCTGGTGATAACCAGGCGCAGGCGGGCCAAGATGCGGTGCAATTGATGACGGTGCACTCTGCCAAGGGCTTGGAGTTCACCTCGGTATTTATTACTGGTTTAGAAGAGGGTCTGTTCCCACATGAGAACAGTATCAATGAACAAAACGGCTTAGAAGAAGAGCGACGTTTGATGTATGTTGCGATTACCCGTGCCAAGGAACGGCTCTATCTCTCTCATACGCAGTCAAGAATGTTGCATGGTCAAGTACGCTACAACATGCCTTCTCGTTTCTTGGAAGAGTTGCCATCGGATTCATTGAAGTGGCTCACGCCAAAAGTAAAAGATGCACGTTGGGGCGGGGCTACATCGGGGAATAGCGGTCGCGCCGGATCAACTTGGCAGGATGGCTACACCCGTCAGCGCGAGTTTGGGTCGAATGACTTCTTTGATTCCGGCAATGAGCGTGAGCGACCTGCAAGACAAATTGGTCGCGTAGGATCTGCATCTACCTCGGTAACCAGAATGGCTTCACCACCACGTGGCAACTATCCCTTTACTATTGGACAGAATGTATTCCACACCAAGTTTGGCGAGGGAAGAGTTACAGGCTTAGAGGGTAATGATGCTGATGCGCGCGCTCAAGTGAACTTCAAGCGCCATGGTGTGAAATGGTTGCAGCTCAGTATTGCCAAACTCGCTGCGATAGACTGA
- a CDS encoding homoserine kinase, with amino-acid sequence MAVFTPVELSDISDWIASDFDIGQAIDIRGIHGGIENSNFFLDTEKDGKKQEYVLTIFERLSAEQLPYYLELMRHLANKGTPVPKPLENKQGQILFTLKGKPAAIVSKLPGLSRLAPEANHCALVGENLAKMHLAGSDFKQTQENLRSLSWWQKTVPQVLSHLSDSQKELLTTELATQEQFFDSAAYAALPQGASHCDLFRDNVLFDPQCASDSSQDQLGGFFDFYFAGTDKWLFDLAVTANDWCLADNKQDLDPARFKALMDAYQSVRPLTKEEQASWPLMVRAAALRFWISRLWDFYLPRDAQMLTPHDPRHFENILLSRKAI; translated from the coding sequence ATGGCCGTATTCACACCCGTTGAACTGAGTGACATCTCAGATTGGATCGCTAGCGATTTTGACATCGGGCAAGCCATCGATATTCGTGGCATTCATGGTGGTATCGAGAACTCTAACTTCTTTCTCGACACCGAGAAGGATGGCAAGAAGCAAGAATATGTTCTGACTATTTTCGAAAGACTATCAGCAGAGCAACTTCCCTACTATTTAGAATTGATGCGTCACCTGGCTAACAAAGGTACTCCAGTACCTAAACCACTAGAGAATAAACAAGGGCAAATTTTATTTACTCTTAAAGGCAAGCCTGCAGCTATTGTGAGCAAGCTTCCGGGCCTCTCCAGACTTGCTCCCGAAGCAAACCATTGCGCCTTAGTTGGTGAAAATTTAGCCAAGATGCATTTAGCTGGCAGTGACTTCAAGCAGACTCAAGAAAATCTTCGCAGTCTTTCTTGGTGGCAAAAAACGGTGCCTCAAGTTTTGTCACACCTAAGTGATTCTCAAAAAGAATTACTCACAACTGAGCTCGCTACTCAAGAACAATTCTTTGACTCTGCAGCCTATGCAGCACTGCCGCAAGGGGCAAGCCATTGCGACCTCTTTAGAGATAACGTGCTGTTCGACCCTCAGTGTGCAAGCGATAGCTCCCAAGATCAACTCGGCGGTTTCTTCGACTTTTATTTCGCCGGTACTGATAAGTGGTTATTTGATTTGGCAGTCACCGCAAATGATTGGTGTCTGGCTGATAACAAACAAGATTTAGATCCTGCCCGCTTCAAGGCATTGATGGATGCATATCAATCTGTTCGACCACTTACCAAAGAAGAGCAAGCAAGTTGGCCTCTCATGGTGCGTGCTGCAGCTTTGCGTTTTTGGATTTCTCGCTTGTGGGATTTTTACTTGCCACGCGATGCTCAAATGCTGACCCCACATGACCCCCGTCATTTTGAAAATATTCTCTTAAGCCGCAAAGCAATATGA